One Cuculus canorus isolate bCucCan1 chromosome 1, bCucCan1.pri, whole genome shotgun sequence DNA segment encodes these proteins:
- the WDR4 gene encoding tRNA (guanine-N(7)-)-methyltransferase non-catalytic subunit WDR4 — protein MEGGGRNGGRSPGSRPALALRGARMAIGGGSRFLAARHKDAGDDSLFVYDCVNVEKTTLGNKGQDGKPTDKGSDDILAFAFSPSGDYFALTDDSKRLILFRTKPSWECVSIRSVNRKCTSLVITAAEDKILIADKSGDVYSYSITEPQAEGKLELGHLSLLLDVALSPDDRYIVTADRDEKIRVSLTKAPYIIVSYCLGHTEFVNKILVIPNYPDLLLSASGDSTLRLWEYKSGEEVYCCHLSSICGPETTKTDEKYPVSRITYCCHGDYVAILCDSIPTVYIFQLDAVAQQLVYRQQISLKHKIWDIAFEETRDLWILQEDREAPLQLYRACDEQWKPVTDDEGLQKMSKYLQDNWAVFEAFVGVESHYNSLYKASFDDMDSCLERTEERIQQRKKKRQDLQHGSNGQTKKMKTEESSL, from the exons tgatGATAGTCTCTTCGTGTATGATTGCGTCAACGTGGAGAAGACGACCCTAGGAAATAAAGG ACAGGATGGAAAACCAACAGATAAAGGAAGTGATGACATCCTAGCTTTTGCCTTCTCCCCATCAGGAGATTATTTTGCCTTGACAGATGACAGCAAACGTCTAATTCTGTTCCGTACGAAGCCTTCCTGGGAGTGTGTTAGCATCAG gtctGTGAACAGGAAGTGCACTTCCCTGGTTATTACAGCTGCAGAGGATAAGATTCTGATTGCAGACAAGTCTGGTGATGTCTATTCTTACTCAATAACAGAACCccaagcagaaggaaaacttgAGCTGGGTCACTTGTCTCTGCTACTGGATGTT GCACTGAGTCCTGATGACCGATATATTGTAACTGCAGACAGAGATGAGAAGATCAGAGTCAGCTTGACAAAGGCTCCTTATATTATTGTATCTTACTGTCTGGGACATACGGA GTTTGTAAACAAAATACTTGTAATACCCAACTATCCTGATCTGCTGTTGTCAGCTTCTGGG GACTCAACTCTGAGGCTTTGGGAGTACAAAAGTGGAGAAGAAGTGTACTGCTGTCATCTGAGTAGCATCTGTGGGCCAGAGACAACCAAAACTGACGAG AAATACCCTGTGTCAAGAATAACCTACTGCTGTCATGGTGATTATGTTGCCATTCTATGTGACAg TATTCCCACAGTCTACATCTTTCAGCTTGATGCTGTTGCCCAACAGCTAGTTTACAGACAGCAAATCTCCTTGAAACACAAAATTTGGGATATTGCATTTGAGGAAACAAGAGATCTATGGATTTTGCAGGAAGACAGAGAAGCTCCTCTTCAGTTGTACAGAGCATGTGATGAACAGTGGAAG CCTGTAACCGATGATGAAGGATTACAGAAGATGTCAAAATACCTTCAAGACAACTGGGCTGTGTTCGAAG CTTTTGTTGGTGTGGAGAGCCACTACAACAGTCTCTACAAGGCTTCTTTTGACGACATGGACAGCTGCCTAGagagaacagaggaaagaatacagcagagaaaaaagaaaaggcaggatCTGCAACATGGTTCAAATGGacaaacaaaaaagatgaaGACTGAAGAATCATCACTATGA